One Neoarius graeffei isolate fNeoGra1 chromosome 19, fNeoGra1.pri, whole genome shotgun sequence genomic region harbors:
- the LOC132867958 gene encoding uncharacterized protein LOC132867958 isoform X1: MPEIQPAEIEEQPEFMAEPTSSVSSSEQYSSSPSTHVSPAPSRRTLEESYIEEQTSSDPVQGMTHGEEEGASGMTAVIRLLEERKRLLLRTMDDTKRTMEEHMGRMTRRMEAMERRMEAMERRMEGMERKSETLEAAVVSNPPQPPLQEDVLLGLCSTLEELDRSLAQPERRNQMKHFLERLGGANPGAAIRRILRQVATNNVLAQYSLRGRRAKKPFQNLTLCKIITEGS, translated from the exons ATGCCAGAGATACAACCGGCGGAGATTGAAGAACAGCCTGAGTTCATGGCAGAGCCAACAAGTTCGGTCAGCAGCTCGGAGCAGTACAGCAGCAGTCCCTCAACCCATGTCAGTCCAGCACCCAGCCGTCGGACATTGGAAGAGTCGTACATTGAGGAACAAACATCATCCGACCCAGTTCAGG GAATGACCCATggcgaagaggagggggcttcagGCATGACTGCCGTAATAAGGC TCCTGGAGGAACGAAAGAGGCTCCTATTGAGGACGATGGATGACACAAAAAGAA CCATGGAAGAGCACATGGGGCGAATGACTAGGAGAATGGAGGCTATGGAGAGGAGGATGGAGGCTATGGAAAGGAGGATGGAGGGTATGGAGAGGAAGTCAGAGACATTGGAGGCTGCTGTGGTCTCGAACCCGCCTCAGCCTCCTCTGCAGGAAGATGTGCTGTTGGGCCTATGCAGCACGCTGGAGGAGCTAGACAGGAGTCTGGCTCAACCAGAAAGAaggaaccaaatg aaacatTTCCTTGAACGCCTGGGAGGGGCGAATCCGGGGGCAGCCATTCGTCGCATTCTACGCCAGGTGGCTACCAACAATGTCCTGGCGCAGTACagcctgagggggaggagagcaAAAAAGCCTTTCCAGAACTTAACCCTTTGCAAAATTATAACGG AAGGTAGCTGA
- the LOC132867958 gene encoding uncharacterized protein LOC132867958 isoform X2 gives MPEIQPAEIEEQPEFMAEPTSSVSSSEQYSSSPSTHVSPAPSRRTLEESYIEEQTSSDPVQGMTHGEEEGASGMTAVIRLLEERKRLLLRTMDDTKRTMEEHMGRMTRRMEAMERRMEAMERRMEGMERKSETLEAAVVSNPPQPPLQEDVLLGLCSTLEELDRSLAQPERRNQMKHFLERLGGANPGAAIRRILRQVATNNVLAQYSLRGRRAKKPFQNLTLCKIITGS, from the exons ATGCCAGAGATACAACCGGCGGAGATTGAAGAACAGCCTGAGTTCATGGCAGAGCCAACAAGTTCGGTCAGCAGCTCGGAGCAGTACAGCAGCAGTCCCTCAACCCATGTCAGTCCAGCACCCAGCCGTCGGACATTGGAAGAGTCGTACATTGAGGAACAAACATCATCCGACCCAGTTCAGG GAATGACCCATggcgaagaggagggggcttcagGCATGACTGCCGTAATAAGGC TCCTGGAGGAACGAAAGAGGCTCCTATTGAGGACGATGGATGACACAAAAAGAA CCATGGAAGAGCACATGGGGCGAATGACTAGGAGAATGGAGGCTATGGAGAGGAGGATGGAGGCTATGGAAAGGAGGATGGAGGGTATGGAGAGGAAGTCAGAGACATTGGAGGCTGCTGTGGTCTCGAACCCGCCTCAGCCTCCTCTGCAGGAAGATGTGCTGTTGGGCCTATGCAGCACGCTGGAGGAGCTAGACAGGAGTCTGGCTCAACCAGAAAGAaggaaccaaatg aaacatTTCCTTGAACGCCTGGGAGGGGCGAATCCGGGGGCAGCCATTCGTCGCATTCTACGCCAGGTGGCTACCAACAATGTCCTGGCGCAGTACagcctgagggggaggagagcaAAAAAGCCTTTCCAGAACTTAACCCTTTGCAAAATTATAACGG GTAGCTGA
- the LOC132867958 gene encoding uncharacterized protein LOC132867958 isoform X3 gives MTHGEEEGASGMTAVIRLLEERKRLLLRTMDDTKRTMEEHMGRMTRRMEAMERRMEAMERRMEGMERKSETLEAAVVSNPPQPPLQEDVLLGLCSTLEELDRSLAQPERRNQMKHFLERLGGANPGAAIRRILRQVATNNVLAQYSLRGRRAKKPFQNLTLCKIITEGS, from the exons ATGACCCATggcgaagaggagggggcttcagGCATGACTGCCGTAATAAGGC TCCTGGAGGAACGAAAGAGGCTCCTATTGAGGACGATGGATGACACAAAAAGAA CCATGGAAGAGCACATGGGGCGAATGACTAGGAGAATGGAGGCTATGGAGAGGAGGATGGAGGCTATGGAAAGGAGGATGGAGGGTATGGAGAGGAAGTCAGAGACATTGGAGGCTGCTGTGGTCTCGAACCCGCCTCAGCCTCCTCTGCAGGAAGATGTGCTGTTGGGCCTATGCAGCACGCTGGAGGAGCTAGACAGGAGTCTGGCTCAACCAGAAAGAaggaaccaaatg aaacatTTCCTTGAACGCCTGGGAGGGGCGAATCCGGGGGCAGCCATTCGTCGCATTCTACGCCAGGTGGCTACCAACAATGTCCTGGCGCAGTACagcctgagggggaggagagcaAAAAAGCCTTTCCAGAACTTAACCCTTTGCAAAATTATAACGG AAGGTAGCTGA